The proteins below are encoded in one region of Paenibacillus albus:
- the rimP gene encoding ribosome maturation factor RimP, with product MNTATIKTAVEEMVKPFLDENGFELVDVEYVKEGSNWFLRVYVDKLEGHIDIDECGRISEHLSEKLDENDPISDAYFLEVSSPGAERPLKKPEDVHKSVGKHVFVTTYEPIGGLKEFEGTLLSFDGEEVVVEIGKKKHAIPYAKVASARLAIIF from the coding sequence TTGAACACAGCTACGATCAAAACGGCAGTTGAGGAAATGGTAAAGCCGTTCCTCGATGAAAATGGATTTGAACTCGTTGACGTCGAGTATGTAAAGGAAGGCAGCAACTGGTTCCTACGGGTTTACGTCGACAAACTAGAAGGCCACATCGACATTGATGAGTGCGGCCGCATTAGTGAACATTTAAGTGAAAAGCTTGATGAGAACGATCCGATTTCGGATGCTTACTTCCTGGAAGTATCCTCGCCAGGTGCGGAACGTCCGCTGAAGAAGCCGGAGGATGTCCACAAATCCGTGGGCAAGCATGTCTTTGTTACAACTTATGAGCCGATTGGCGGCTTGAAGGAGTTTGAAGGTACACTGCTTTCTTTTGACGGTGAAGAGGTTGTTGTGGAAATTGGCAAGAAGAAACATGCAATTCCTTACGCGAAAGTAGCAAGTGCCCGTTTAGCCATCATTTTCTAG
- the nusA gene encoding transcription termination factor NusA, which translates to MSSEFIEALSEIEREKGISKDILLEAIEAALISSYKRNFNTAQNVRVDINRFTGVIKVYARKTVVEDVLDPRLEISVEASREINPHYQLDDIAEIEVTPRDFGRIAAQTAKQVVTQRIREAERGLIYNAFIDKEEDIVNGIVQRQDVRNLFIDLGKVEAVLPLTELMPTDKFKHGDRVKSFITKVENTTKGPQIFLSRTHPGLLKRLFELEVPEIYDGVVEIRSVAREAGFRSKIAVHSRNAEVDPVGSCVGQKGMRVQTIVTELKGEKIDIVRWSESVEEYVANALSPSKVIEVIVYEQEKMARVIVPDYQLSLAIGIKGQNARLAAKLTGWKIDIKSETQAEQEFGRPKSQVGTMHQDSVSID; encoded by the coding sequence ATGAGCAGTGAATTTATTGAAGCATTGTCGGAAATCGAAAGAGAGAAAGGGATCAGCAAAGATATTTTGCTGGAAGCGATCGAGGCTGCCCTGATTTCGAGCTACAAACGCAATTTTAATACCGCCCAAAACGTACGTGTTGATATCAACCGATTTACTGGTGTCATTAAAGTGTATGCACGCAAAACAGTCGTGGAGGACGTTCTGGACCCGCGCCTTGAAATTTCCGTGGAAGCATCCCGAGAAATTAACCCGCACTATCAGCTTGATGATATCGCAGAAATCGAAGTAACACCTCGTGACTTCGGCCGGATTGCCGCACAAACGGCGAAACAAGTCGTTACGCAGCGTATCCGTGAAGCAGAGCGCGGCCTAATCTACAATGCTTTCATCGATAAAGAAGAAGACATTGTGAACGGGATTGTTCAGCGTCAAGACGTTCGTAACTTGTTTATCGACCTCGGTAAAGTAGAAGCGGTGCTGCCGCTCACAGAGCTTATGCCGACTGATAAATTCAAGCATGGCGATCGTGTAAAATCGTTCATCACGAAGGTCGAGAATACGACGAAGGGACCGCAAATTTTCCTTTCGCGTACACACCCGGGCCTGCTTAAGCGTCTGTTTGAACTTGAAGTGCCGGAAATTTATGACGGTGTCGTAGAAATTCGTTCCGTTGCACGTGAAGCGGGCTTCCGTTCTAAGATCGCGGTACATTCGCGCAACGCGGAAGTAGATCCAGTAGGTTCATGCGTAGGTCAAAAAGGGATGCGTGTGCAAACGATCGTTACGGAGCTGAAGGGCGAGAAGATTGATATCGTTCGTTGGTCCGAGAGCGTCGAAGAATATGTTGCAAATGCACTGAGCCCTTCGAAAGTAATCGAAGTAATCGTGTATGAGCAAGAGAAGATGGCGCGTGTAATCGTGCCGGATTATCAATTATCGCTTGCGATTGGTATCAAAGGTCAGAACGCTCGCCTTGCTGCGAAGCTGACGGGCTGGAAGATTGATATTAAGAGCGAGACTCAGGCTGAACAAGAGTTTGGTCGTCCAAAATCGCAAGTAGGCACGATGCACCAGGATTCCGTCTCCATCGACTAA
- the rnpM gene encoding RNase P modulator RnpM: MRPRKIPLRKCVACQQMMPKKELIRVVRTPDEAVLIDLTGKKAGRGAYLCGKVSCFKLAKKSRALDRALKQTVGIEIYDQLEQDFIAVEDTFNANKDAMDDDDEEA, translated from the coding sequence GTGAGACCTAGAAAAATACCACTACGCAAATGTGTAGCTTGCCAGCAAATGATGCCTAAGAAGGAATTGATTCGTGTCGTTCGGACTCCGGACGAGGCGGTATTGATTGACCTGACCGGCAAGAAGGCAGGGCGTGGCGCGTATCTGTGCGGTAAAGTGTCTTGCTTCAAGCTTGCGAAGAAGAGCAGAGCGCTGGATCGGGCACTGAAACAGACTGTCGGCATCGAAATCTATGATCAATTGGAACAGGATTTTATAGCTGTCGAGGATACGTTTAATGCGAACAAGGATGCGATGGATGACGATGACGAAGAAGCATAA
- a CDS encoding L7Ae/L30e/S12e/Gadd45 family ribosomal protein, translating into MTMTKKHKALSLLGMAMRAGKLVTGDETVLKAVKQGKAKIVIVAADASDNTKKKFRDKCATYNVKLLEAFDRITIGEAIGKSERVLLGVTDAGFSKSIEQSLSEPSEVEYID; encoded by the coding sequence ATGACGATGACGAAGAAGCATAAAGCACTATCCTTACTCGGCATGGCGATGCGAGCAGGCAAGCTCGTGACCGGGGATGAAACCGTACTGAAGGCGGTTAAGCAAGGAAAAGCAAAAATCGTCATAGTTGCCGCAGATGCATCAGATAATACAAAGAAAAAGTTTCGGGACAAATGTGCCACCTACAATGTCAAGCTACTTGAAGCATTTGACCGGATTACGATCGGGGAAGCGATTGGCAAGTCGGAGCGAGTGCTGCTCGGCGTAACCGATGCAGGCTTCTCAAAGAGCATCGAACAGAGCTTAAGTGAACCTTCGGAGGTGGAGTATATTGACTAA